The Candidatus Limnocylindrales bacterium genome includes the window TTTGGACGTGACCTTCTCAGCCGAATATTATACGGAGCGAAATATGAGTTACTCATCGGCATTATTTCAACAACTGGAGCGGTATTCATGGGAATCGGTCTGGGGGCTATAGCCGGATTTTATGGAGGGGGGGTAGATCAGGTGATCATGCGGATCATGGATCTTCTCTTTGCCTTCCCCAGCTTTATCTTAGCCCTGATATTTGCTGGAATCCTAGGCTCTGGGGTGGTAAACCTCATCCTATCCTTAATTCTGGTCTCCATTCCCATTTATGCCAGACTTATTCGAGGGGAAATCTTGCAACAGAAAAGACGACAATACGCCGATGCGGCCGTCGTTACAGGATGTTCTAAAAATCGGATGTTGGTTCATCATCTCTTGTTCAATAGTTTGAATCCTGTGATCACCCAGTTTCCTATGACCATTTCCTGGGTAATCCTTACAGCCGCCGGAATTAGCTATCTAGGTTTTGGCATTCAACCTCCGGCCCCGGAATGGGGGCTTATGATCAATGAAGGGAGTAATTATATTGTTTCCGGAGATTGGTGGATTTCCTTCTTCCCGGGAATAGCCCTGTTTACCCTCCTTTTAGGTTTTTCTCTATTGGGAGATGGACTTAATGAGAGCTTATACGCCCGAGGCTAAAACCACTACACTAAAAAGAGTGTACCAAGGACTATGAACTCTAAACAGGGGTTTAGGGTTCATGGCCCTTGAGTCCGTAGATCATGATACCTCAAAAAGGAAAACCTCTACTTTGGGAAGAACTTTCTTGGACAGAGGTTCAAGAACTTACTAAAACCATGAAAATGGCCATTTTACCGTGTGGAGCAATTGAACAGCATGGTCCACATCTCCCATTGTGTGTGGATACTCTGGATGTCTATGAGGTAGCCAAACGAATTTCAGCGGCAACCGGGGTACCCGTCCTACAACCCTTTTGGTATGGGGTTTCCCAACGCCATGGAGACTTCCCAGGAACCATTGCCTTCAGACCGGAAACCTTTATGATGGCCGTTTTAGACATTGCTCACTGGCTTTATAAGGCTGGAATCCGTAAACTGCTACTGCTGAACGGACATATGTGGAATATCGGTTCTTTACAGGCTGTTCGGGATAAAATTCTGGACGAATTCCCCCGGGATATGCGGGTCCGTTTTATGAATTGGTGGGAAGTCTCCGAACGGGTTCGTAATAAAGCTGCCGAAGATAACCCAGAAGATCCCACATGGATTCATGCCAATATTGCCGAGACTTCCTGTGTACTGGCCATACGTCCAGACCTGGTAGATATGAGTAAAGCCTCTAATTACGACGATATTAAAGTGTTCTGGGATTATCGAATGGATCAATATACTCCGACAGGTATCGTCGGTAGAAAAACAACGGAATCTACCGCCGAGTGGGGAGAAGCACTCTTTCAAATGGTTATTGAAGATCTGGTTCCTCAAATTAAAGAAGCTCTGGAAGAACAACCTCGGGTGAAAGGAGATCTGTTCAAATAA containing:
- a CDS encoding ABC transporter permease; translation: MAVERESLFQAEEIFRQRMQSPLRRLGVFLGLTCNRRIQIGLILITFWVLVALLAPFIAPYGPEEVFQGDKRLKPLDKYWLGTDQFGRDLLSRILYGAKYELLIGIISTTGAVFMGIGLGAIAGFYGGGVDQVIMRIMDLLFAFPSFILALIFAGILGSGVVNLILSLILVSIPIYARLIRGEILQQKRRQYADAAVVTGCSKNRMLVHHLLFNSLNPVITQFPMTISWVILTAAGISYLGFGIQPPAPEWGLMINEGSNYIVSGDWWISFFPGIALFTLLLGFSLLGDGLNESLYARG
- a CDS encoding creatininase family protein — encoded protein: MIPQKGKPLLWEELSWTEVQELTKTMKMAILPCGAIEQHGPHLPLCVDTLDVYEVAKRISAATGVPVLQPFWYGVSQRHGDFPGTIAFRPETFMMAVLDIAHWLYKAGIRKLLLLNGHMWNIGSLQAVRDKILDEFPRDMRVRFMNWWEVSERVRNKAAEDNPEDPTWIHANIAETSCVLAIRPDLVDMSKASNYDDIKVFWDYRMDQYTPTGIVGRKTTESTAEWGEALFQMVIEDLVPQIKEALEEQPRVKGDLFK